A window of Variovorax paradoxus EPS genomic DNA:
CAGCACGTCGCTGTCGATCAGCACGAATTCGCGGCACTCGGGATGCGCCGCCAGGTAGCCGGCCAGGATGAAGTAGCGCCGAAAGCAGATCTTCTCGAACTCGGGCGTGTTGCTCGACAGGTGCACATAGGCCTGGCAGAAGCGCTTGTACGCATAGCCGGCCTCGATCTCGCCCAGCACGAGCAGGCGTTCGTCCGCGCGCAGGGCCGCCTCGCGGCACAGGCGCAGCGTGTCGTTCTGACGGTCTTCCACGACGATGAAGGCAGGGGTGTTGTTCATGGCGGGGCGGTGGTTGTCGAACGGGGTGTTCAGGGCCGCGGCGCGGTGGCGCTGCGCACCAGGGCCACGTGCGCGGGCAGGAAATGGAAGTTGCTGTCCAGCGGCAGGTCCAGCGTGAGCATTCCGCCGGCGGCGGTCGCGTCGCCGATCCAGCCGCGCAGCCGCGCGGCCGAGAAGCGCGCCGTGCTCGGCCGGCCCCAGTGCGTGCCCAGCGGCGTGAGCACATGCAGCCTCAGCTCGGACGGCGGCGACACGAGGCGCGCGGTGGGCTGCAGGTACTCGCCCGCCATGAGGTTCTGGCAGGGCGCGCTCTTGAGGCTGAAGCGCGCCTGCCCCTCGCCGGCGTTGAAGGCCAGCCAGCGGTTCGATGCGCCGCTGCGGGCGGCCGCGCACAGCTTGCCCCAGTCGTCCGCCGTCATGCCGGTGGTGTTGTAGACGCCGTCGAACCACCAGCCGGTGGCGAGCGGGCCGTAGTGGTCCGACCAGTCCTTGATCACCGCCGACCACGCGGCGATGAAGCGCGGCGGCGGCGGCAGTTGCTCCGAAACATCGCCCAGGCATTCCATGAGGTACGGGTCCGCTTGGGGCGCTCGGAACGGCAGGTACAGGATGAGCGCGATGTCCCGGCGCTGCAGCGCGCGGCCGATCGCCAGGGGCAGGTCGCGCGGCGCGCGGTTCCTGGCGCTGCGCGGGCACAGCGTTTCCAGCGCGGCATTCGGCGCGATGTACTGGCCGTTGTTCTGCCCGAGCGTGAGGATGAGGTAGCTCGCGCGCATCTCGGCGAGCGAGTCCGCCAGCGCCTCGGCGTCGAAGCGCGCGAGTTCGCCGGCGGACTGCTTGTCGGGCAGGTAATGCACCATCACGCCGAAACTGGGGGCGGGCGGGCCGGCCTTGCCGGGTTCAGGGGAGGGAGCGGCTGGAGCGGGGACGACCCGTTGAACCTTGAGCGCTCCCGCCTGCGCAGGCATGTGCCATGCCCACGCGGCCATCGCGAGCGCGACGGCGGCGAGCCCGCGAAGCAGAACGGGAGCGACCCATGGGCACACGCGTTTCGTCATTGCATCGCCTCCGTCAGCGGAGCGGGCCGGCGCTTCAGCGTGAAGTAGCTTGCGGCCACCGCGCTCGGCACGCAGTCGCGCGAGTGCTGCCAGGTCGGGCGCGTGCGCTGGTGGTCGGCGAGGTAGCGCCCGACCGGTGCGAGATCGCAGCGCTCGCTGCCGATGAAGAAGGCGTAGCCGGAGAACAGCTCCCGGTGCACCGGAATGTCCGAGAGCAGCAACGGCACGCCCAGCGTGGCCGCCTCGGCCGCCGAGAGGTTGAAGCCCTCCGAGGTGGACAGCGAGATGAACGCCGCCGCCCCGCGGTACAGCCGGAACAGTTCGTCGCGCGGAACCAGTCCGCGGTGCCGCACGCTGCCCCGCAGGGCCGGCGCCTGGGCGGCGATCATCCGTTCGATCTCGGCCGCGCCGTTGCCGGTGATGTCGAGGTGGTCGACCAGGCCTTCGCGCTTCATGCGCTCGAACAGCTTCAGGATGCCGCCGAAGTTCTTGTGCGGGTAGTAGTGGTAGGCCGCGATCAGGTAGCGGTCGCCCTGCGTGCGGGCGCCGTCGGCGGCGTTCTCGCGGCTGCGGCCGCCCGGTCCCGCGTCCACCGGATTGAAGATCACCGCCGGTCGTGCGCAGCGCGCGAAGTGCCGCTCGAAATCTTCCTGGCTGCTCCTGCTGATGAACACCACGTCGGCCGCGCTGCGCGCAAGGCGGCGCAGGTTCCAGTCGAGCCACAGGCGCTTGGCCGGCGTGAAGTACTGCGGGTGGGACTTGTACTGCAGGTCGTGCACCACCACGATCGAATCGGTGTGGCGCCCGAAGGGCGAGAACGGCAGGAAGTAGTTGGGGAAGAGCGAGAACATCCGCTCGCCCGAGAACCATGCGCGCACGCGGTGGAAGTTGTAGAGCAGGATGTCCAGCACGAAGCGGCTGATGCGCAGCCGGCGCGCCGCCGCATAGACGAGCGGATGGCGCTCGCTCACCGGCTGCACCTGGTCGTCGGGCGACAGGCGCATGCTGCGCAAAAGCACTTCGGACACGTTGAGCACGCCGCCCGCCGACCGGTTCAGCCGGATGGTGTCGTAGAAGAGATAGGTGGCCATGGGCGCTTTTCCTTCTCCGTCTTTCACGCGGCGGGCGCGCCGGCGCGCGCCGCATCGAGCGCCGGCTCCGCGCCCGTTTCGCGCGCCGCTTCCCGCACCGGTACGCGCACCGTGCGCCGGAACCACGAACTCAGGCTGCCCGCGACCAGCGCCGCGATCAGCCCCGAGGCCGCGAACGGCCCCCAGCCGAGGATCGGGCCGCGCATGAACGGCACGTAGGCCGCGAGCATCACCAGCGCGCACAGGTAGGTGGCGGTCAGCGCGCGGCGCGGATCGACGATGCGGTCGACCCAGCGAAAGCCCGCCGAGATCGCGAAGCCCAGCAGCGCCGGCCCCAGCAGCCCGAAGTCGAAGTACGCGGTGGCGAACGGCGGCAGCGACAGGTTGCGCTGCGAGAAATTGGCGGCCACCGCCGACCAGCCGAGCGGGTCGAAGCCGGGAAACATCTTCAGGTCGCGCGGCAGGAAGAACGACACGGCCGACAGCAGGTAGCGCCCGAGGCCGGCGTCGGGCGAGGGCGCGCGCTCCAGGAGGCCCGCAATGACGAACATCGCGTCGAAGTCCTGGCTGAACGGAAACGACTCCAGGCCCGCGCCCCACATGGCGTCGCGCGAGATCAGGTTCAGCACCGGGCCCAGGCCCGCGATGGCGCCGAAGACCACGGCCGACAGCATCCAGCGGTGGCTGCGCGCAATGGCATGGATGAGCAGCGGCAGGAGCCCGATGAGGATGATCTGGCGCGCCGTATTGACAGGGTTCGCGGCCAGGGCGGCCAGCGCGAATGCCAGGCCCGCCGCGCACCAGGCGCCCAGCGTGCGCTGGCGCACCGCGTGGATCGCCAGCGCCACGAAGCACATCAGCACCACCAGTTTGGGAATCGTGGAATAGACGATGAAGTCGATCGGCAGGCTGTCGTCGTCCGCGACCACGCCGCGCGCCACGAAGTTGAGGTCGGGCCGGATGAACAGTGCCGCGAACGCCGCGAGCGAGCAGCTCAAAAGCAGCAGAAAGGGATGGGCCACGCCCGCGCCGCGATCGGCACCACGCAGCGCCCGCGCCGGCGGATGCGCGGGCGTGCCCAGGCGCGCGGCCTCCACGCCGGCCATGTACAGCAGGAGCAGCATCAGCGCCTGCGTGTGCGCCGCGCTGCCGAGGATGCCCACTTCCCAGAAGTCGACGTCCGCGGCGATCTGCATCGCCGGGGCGAGCGAGAAGTAGATGAGAACCACCGTGTAGTGGATCAGCAGGAACACGCTGTCGCCCGCGGCGCCGAGCATCGACAGCTGCACCGCCGCCAGCACGAACACGGCCCAGTAGCCCCAGACCGGGTCGACCAGCCCGCAGAGCAGGGCAGCGGCGATGCCGCACCAGAAGGTGAGGGTTCTCATGGCTGCTTCCGTGTGGTGTGCGCGCGCGTCAGGCGTGCTCGGCGATCGCGTCGACCGGCCGCGTGGCCTTCTGGTAGTCCGCGTAGGTGCGGCGCAGGCCCTCGGCCAGCGGCACCGTGGCGCGCCAGCCGAAGGTGGCGGCGCGCGACACGTCCAAGAGCTTGCGCGGCGCGCCGTCGGGCTGCGCGAGGTCGTAGCGGATGCTGCCCTCGTAGCCCACCGTCTCGCGGATCTGCTCGACCAGCTCGGCGATCGACACGTCCTCGCCGGTGCCCAGGTTGATGTGGCCGCGCATCGGGTCGGTGTGCTGGTCGTAGGCCGCGCGCGGCAGGTTCATCACATCGAGGCAGCCTTCGACCATGTCGTCCACATACAGGAACTCGCGCCGCGCGCGGCCGCTGCCCCAGATCAGCACGCTCGGTGCGCGGCTGATCTTGGCCAGGTGGAAGCGCTGGATCAGCGCGGGCACCACATGGCTGTTCTCCAGGTGGTAGTTGTCGCCGGGGCCGTAGAGGTTGCTCGGCATCACGCTGCGGTAGTCGATGCCGTGTGTGGCGCCGTACTGCCGGTTGTAGCTTTCGCAGAGCTTGATGCCCGCGATCTTGGCGATCGCATAGGGCTCGTTGGTGGGCTCCAGCTTGCCGGTGAGCAGCGCGTCCTCGCGGATCGGTTGGTCGGCCAGCCGCGGGTAGATGCAGCTCGATCCAAGAAACAGCAGCCGCTTCACGTCCGAGACGAACGCCTGGTGCGTGATGTTGGCCGCGATCAGCAGGTTCTCGTAGATGAACTGCGCGGGGTAGGTCATGTTGGCGTGGATGCCGCCTACCTTGGCGGCCGCCACGTAGACCTGGTCGATGCGCTCGGTCGCAAAGAAGCGCGCGACCGCCGCCTGGTCCAGCAGATCGAGTTCCGCGCGCGATCGCGTCACCACCTCGTGGCCGAGTTCGACCAGCCGCCTCGTGAGCGTCTGGCCCACCATCCCGCGATGACCTGCAACATAGATACGCATATCGTTCTTTCGGTGAAGGAGTTGATGAATCGGAGGAGAGGAAAAAATCTGTGACGGGGCTGGCTCAGCGCGAGCCGCGCGCTCCCGCGACGACGCCGAAGGTCTTCAGCACGATCGCCATGTCGCCCAGCACCGACAGCGTGGCCACGTACTCGGCGTCCATCGCCGCGCGGCGGCGGTAGCTCACCTCGTTGCGTCCGCTGATCTGCCAGAGGCCGGTGATGCCGGGGCGCACCGCGCAGTAGTGGTTCCAGTACGGCCCGTACAGGCCCTTCTGCGCGAACATGCAGGGGCGCGGGCCGACCATGCTCATGTCGCCCTTGAGCACGTTCCAGAACTGAGGGAACTCGTCGATGCTGTACTTGCGAAGGAACGCGCCCAGACGGGTGATGCGCGGGTCGTGCGCCAGCTTCTGGAACTTGTGCCACTCGCGCCGCGCGTCTTCGTTCTCGCGCAGGTGCCGCGCCAGCACCGCATCGGCGTCGGGCACCATGGTGCGGAACTTGTAGAAGCGGAACACCTTGCCGTTGCGGCCGTAGCGCGGCTGCATGTAGATGGCCGGGCTGCCCGAAGTGAGCAGCACGCCCGCCCAGATGAGCGCATAGGCCCAGCCGAAGCACACGAAGAAGGTGCCCGCCATGAGGATGTCCACCGCGCGCTTGCTGCCGCGCAGCAGCCGCGAGCCGCCCAGTGGTGCCGTCCCGCCGGCATGGGCGCCGGGCGGCGCGGCTGCGGACGAGGGCGCGCCGCTCCCCTGCGTTCCGGAGTGCAGCGTATTCATGATGCGGCGTGCTCCGGCTCGGGCCGGCGGGTGTGGCCGAGGGCCGGGTAGGCCTGCGGAGGGACGCGGTAGACGCCATATCCGTAGCCGTAGCTGCCGTAGCGCTGCTGCCGTGCGTCCAGCCCGTTGAGCACCACGCCGTGGAACGACGCGCCCACGTGTGCGAGCCGCTTGGCGCTTTCCAACAGGTCGCCCAGTTGGCTCTCGCCCGCGCGGGCCAGCAGCAGCAGCGTGCCCATGGCCGATGCCATCGCCACGGTTTCGGTCGCCCAAAGGATGGGGGGCGCATCGATGAGCACGATGTCGTAGCGCGCCGAAAGCGTGGCGAGCAATTGCGTGAACGCATCGCCCGCGAGGGCCGTGGCCGGGTCCTGCGGCAGCGTGCCGCTGGTGATCACGTCCAGGTGCGGCAGCACCTGCGCATGCGTGGCCTGCGAGAGCGTCGCGCTGCCGGCGATGAGCTCCGCGAGGCCCTTGTCATGCGCCAGCCCGAACTGCGCCGCGAGGCTGCCGCGGCGCACGTCGGCATCGATCAGCAGCACGCGCTTGCCCGAGGCCGCGAGCATGGCGGCCAGGTTCGCCGAGACGAAGGTCTTGCCCGCGCCCGGCGTGGCGCTGGTCAGCAGGATGCGGTTGTTCGGCGCCCCCAGCATCGTGAAGCGCAGCGTGGTGCGCAGCCGGCGCACGCCCTCCAGCGCCGCATCTTCCGGATGCAGCGCCGCGAGCACCTTCACGCCCGGCTTTCCCTGGCGGATGGCGCGGTCGAGGCGGGCCTGCTGCAGGCTGAGCGCGATCGTGCTGTAGACGTCCAGGCCGGTGTGCGCCTCGATCTCTTCGGGGCTGGCAACCGTGCGCTTGAGCGTCTTGCGCAGGATCGCGGTGGCCGCGCCGAGGAACAGGCCCGCCACCAGCGCGAGCGCCATCACGATGGCCGCCTTGGGCCGCACCGGCTTCTCGGGCAGCAGCGCGGGGTCGAGCACGCGGACGTTGCCGATCCTGCCTTCGCGCGCCAGCCGCATCTGCAGCGAACTGTTCAGCAGCGACGCATACAGGTCGGTGTTGACCTTGATGTCGCGCTGCATGCGCACCGAGTTCTGCTGCAGCATCGGCATGCGGCGGATGCGGCTGTCCACCGCGCCGAGTTCCCTGCGCAGCGAGGCGATCTGCGCATCCAGCGTCATCACCACCGGATGCTGGGCGGTGAAGCGGCTGGTGAGGTCCAGGCGCTTCAGGCGCGCATCGAAGAGCTTGGACTGCAGGTCGAGGTTCTGCGCGAGGGCGTTGCGGGCCTCGTCGTCCAGGCTGATGGTTCCGTTCTGGTTGCGGTACTGGTTGTAGACCTCCTCCGACTGCTCCAGCTGCTG
This region includes:
- a CDS encoding GDP-L-fucose synthase family protein; translation: MRIYVAGHRGMVGQTLTRRLVELGHEVVTRSRAELDLLDQAAVARFFATERIDQVYVAAAKVGGIHANMTYPAQFIYENLLIAANITHQAFVSDVKRLLFLGSSCIYPRLADQPIREDALLTGKLEPTNEPYAIAKIAGIKLCESYNRQYGATHGIDYRSVMPSNLYGPGDNYHLENSHVVPALIQRFHLAKISRAPSVLIWGSGRARREFLYVDDMVEGCLDVMNLPRAAYDQHTDPMRGHINLGTGEDVSIAELVEQIRETVGYEGSIRYDLAQPDGAPRKLLDVSRAATFGWRATVPLAEGLRRTYADYQKATRPVDAIAEHA
- a CDS encoding polysaccharide biosynthesis tyrosine autokinase, with the protein product MNARWYPPLPAPQGAEPDRPRSGPREYIDILLDHRWLIAAITAAALLVGACYALFGPRVYEANVLIQVEDADRSSTPADAAVNGVSVKTPTSGEAEILKSRMVLGQAIENTRLFIEAQPHYLPLVGDFIARHSTELSSPGFLGLGGWVTGTERIAVAQMDVPPAFEGKRFLLTAGENGSYTLTHPDLATPLQGRVGVPLEASVPGGAIRLLVGSFEARPGGAFELTRRSRQLVLLELQNDLRVIEKGKQSGVMDVSWQTGNRTQLTDLLNEVSRLYVRQNIDQKTAQAERTLDFLGTELPKFRQQLEQSEEVYNQYRNQNGTISLDDEARNALAQNLDLQSKLFDARLKRLDLTSRFTAQHPVVMTLDAQIASLRRELGAVDSRIRRMPMLQQNSVRMQRDIKVNTDLYASLLNSSLQMRLAREGRIGNVRVLDPALLPEKPVRPKAAIVMALALVAGLFLGAATAILRKTLKRTVASPEEIEAHTGLDVYSTIALSLQQARLDRAIRQGKPGVKVLAALHPEDAALEGVRRLRTTLRFTMLGAPNNRILLTSATPGAGKTFVSANLAAMLAASGKRVLLIDADVRRGSLAAQFGLAHDKGLAELIAGSATLSQATHAQVLPHLDVITSGTLPQDPATALAGDAFTQLLATLSARYDIVLIDAPPILWATETVAMASAMGTLLLLARAGESQLGDLLESAKRLAHVGASFHGVVLNGLDARQQRYGSYGYGYGVYRVPPQAYPALGHTRRPEPEHAAS
- a CDS encoding sugar transferase, with translation MNTLHSGTQGSGAPSSAAAPPGAHAGGTAPLGGSRLLRGSKRAVDILMAGTFFVCFGWAYALIWAGVLLTSGSPAIYMQPRYGRNGKVFRFYKFRTMVPDADAVLARHLRENEDARREWHKFQKLAHDPRITRLGAFLRKYSIDEFPQFWNVLKGDMSMVGPRPCMFAQKGLYGPYWNHYCAVRPGITGLWQISGRNEVSYRRRAAMDAEYVATLSVLGDMAIVLKTFGVVAGARGSR
- a CDS encoding glycosyltransferase, with protein sequence MATYLFYDTIRLNRSAGGVLNVSEVLLRSMRLSPDDQVQPVSERHPLVYAAARRLRISRFVLDILLYNFHRVRAWFSGERMFSLFPNYFLPFSPFGRHTDSIVVVHDLQYKSHPQYFTPAKRLWLDWNLRRLARSAADVVFISRSSQEDFERHFARCARPAVIFNPVDAGPGGRSRENAADGARTQGDRYLIAAYHYYPHKNFGGILKLFERMKREGLVDHLDITGNGAAEIERMIAAQAPALRGSVRHRGLVPRDELFRLYRGAAAFISLSTSEGFNLSAAEAATLGVPLLLSDIPVHRELFSGYAFFIGSERCDLAPVGRYLADHQRTRPTWQHSRDCVPSAVAASYFTLKRRPAPLTEAMQ